One genomic region from Kineobactrum salinum encodes:
- a CDS encoding glutathione S-transferase family protein, whose translation MKLYSSIGPNPKVVRMFMAERGTSIPVQEVDALKGENRWEAHKKRNPSGTLPTLELDDGTFLAEILPICEYLEEKNGPSSLIGRTPEERAETRMWTRRIDLQIAEPSCNGFRYCEGLEYFKDRIRTIPHAAADLKQLAQDRITWLDGQMAGKQFVCGDRFSLADILLFAFLEFGAQFNQPLNTGNNNIVAWYKRVEARPSASIQQFASAPTLPVSSSAG comes from the coding sequence ATGAAACTCTACAGCTCGATCGGCCCCAATCCGAAAGTGGTACGCATGTTCATGGCCGAGCGGGGTACCAGCATACCCGTACAGGAAGTCGATGCGCTAAAAGGCGAAAACAGGTGGGAAGCCCACAAGAAGCGCAATCCATCAGGAACATTACCGACGCTGGAACTCGATGACGGCACATTCTTGGCGGAAATCCTGCCGATTTGCGAATACCTGGAAGAAAAAAACGGACCATCCAGCCTGATCGGAAGGACGCCGGAAGAGCGCGCCGAGACTCGTATGTGGACGCGGCGCATTGATCTGCAGATTGCGGAACCGTCGTGCAACGGCTTCCGCTACTGTGAAGGGCTGGAGTATTTCAAGGACCGCATCAGAACCATTCCGCATGCTGCTGCCGACCTCAAGCAACTGGCACAGGATCGGATCACATGGCTTGATGGACAGATGGCGGGCAAACAGTTCGTCTGTGGCGACCGGTTTTCGCTGGCCGATATCCTGCTGTTTGCGTTCCTTGAGTTCGGTGCCCAGTTCAATCAACCCCTGAATACAGGCAACAACAACATCGTGGCTTGGTACAAGCGCGTTGAGGCGCGACCGAGCGCGTCGATCCAGCAATTTGCATCAGCGCCTACCCTTCCCGTTTCATCGTCTGCGGGTTAA